In Choloepus didactylus isolate mChoDid1 chromosome X, mChoDid1.pri, whole genome shotgun sequence, a genomic segment contains:
- the LOC119522970 gene encoding 39S ribosomal protein L50, mitochondrial-like: protein MAALSVFGITRRGFTWMVSGASRREFWSRSRKEKEPVVAGIIEEVKKEPILMCPPLRSRTYIPPEDLQSRLEARVREVFGQSAPGSWQDISLEDGHQKFSLLAQLADDLGHAVPNSRLHQLCKVRDVLDFYSVPVQDRSKFDELVASNLPPNLKITWGY from the coding sequence ATGGCGGCGCTCTCCGTTTTTGGTATCACCAGAAGAGGCTTCACATGGATGGTTTCAGGGGCGTCGCGCCGGGAATTTTGGTCTCGatccagaaaagagaaagagcctGTGGTGGCTGGGATAATAGAAGAGGTGAAGAAGGAGCCTATCTTGATGTGTCCCCCTTTACGAAGCCGAACATACATACCACCTGAAGATCTCCAGAGTCGTCTGGAAGCTCGTGTCAGAGAAGTTTTTGGTCAGTCTGCTCCTGGCAGTTGGCAGGACATCTCCCTGGAAGATGGTCATCAGAAGTTTAGTCTCTTGGCACAATTAGCTGATGACTTGGGCCATGCGGTACCTAACTCCAGACTTCACCAGCTGTGCAAGGTCAGAGACGTCCTTGATTTCTACAGCGTCCCTGTTCAAGATAGATCTAAATTTGATGAGCTGGTTGCCAGTAATTTGCCTCCCAATTTGAAAATCACTTGGGGTTATTGA